The Xylophilus rhododendri region TTGCTGGGATTGCCCTGCTCGGTCTTGTCGGGCGCCGCGCTCGTCGCCGATGCGGCGGCCGGCTCTCGCACCGTGGCCGTCGTGGCCGTAGCGCTCAGGGGATGGCCGGCCGCAGCGCCGGAAGGCATGGTGACGGAGGCCGCGCCGCTCACATTGCTACGGGCCAATGGTGCGTCGGACTCGCGTTTGTTTCCGAAAAAGTTCGATTGCAATGCCATGGGTACTCCGAGGTAGAAGGGAATGGCAATGCTAGGGAGCACTTACGCGCAAAGCTTCAAGGGAAATCGCAAGATAGGTAACGTCGTTTAACAGAGGCCAAAGCCCGTCCTGCACCGCGTTTCACCCGGCGGCGGCACGATATGAAGCTCCCAAACCGCAAAAGTCCCGACGCATTCATTTACCCGGGCATGGCCTCGAAGCGGAATACGGCTGTGCCCGCGCGTGCGTTTGGCAACCACCGCACCTCGCGGCCGTCCTGCAGGCCGAAGGCGTCGAGAATGCGCAGCTGGTTGCGCCGCGCCAGCGCATCGAAATCCTTGAAGGTGCCGACGCGGATGTTGGGCGTGTCGTACCACTGGTAGGGCAGGCGCCGGGTGACGGGCATGCGGCCGCGCAGGATGGCCATGCGGTTGGGCCAATGGGCGAAATTGGGAAAGGCCACGATGCCGATGCGGCCCACCCGGGCGGTCTCGCGCAGCATGGTCTCGGCATTGCGCAGGTGCTGCAGGGTGTCGAGCTGCAGCACCACGTCGAAGGCACGGTCGTCGAACAGGTCGAGGCCGTCTTCCAGGTTGCGCTGGATCACGTTGACGCCGCGCCGCGCACAGG contains the following coding sequences:
- the metW gene encoding methionine biosynthesis protein MetW; translation: MSDISTYRLLSQMIPRGARVLDLGCGDGTMLDLLARERGCTGYGIEIDDANVLACARRGVNVIQRNLEDGLDLFDDRAFDVVLQLDTLQHLRNAETMLRETARVGRIGIVAFPNFAHWPNRMAILRGRMPVTRRLPYQWYDTPNIRVGTFKDFDALARRNQLRILDAFGLQDGREVRWLPNARAGTAVFRFEAMPG